ggtgctgaacatggtgcaatcatcagcgaacatccccacttctgacattattgaaggaaggtcattgaggaagcagctaaagatggttgggccgaaaacactaccctgaggaactcctgcagtgatgtcgtggagctcagatgattgacctccaacaaccacaaccatcttcctttgtgctaggtatgactagaGCCAGCGGAcggtttacccctgattcccattgacctcagtcttgctcgggctccttgctgccatactcggtcaaatgctgccttgatgtcaagggcagtcactctcacctcacctcttgagttcagctcttttgtccatgtttgaaccaaggctgtaaagaggtcaggagctgagtggccctggcggaacccaaactgagcgtcagtgagcaggttattgctaagcaagtgccgcttgatagcactgtcgatgacacattccatcacttcaccgatgattgaaagtagactgatagggtgctaattggccaggttggacttgtcctgctttttgtgtacaggacatacctgggcaattttccacattgccaggtagatgccagtgttgcagctgtactggaacagcttggctaggggcacagcaagttctggagcagaggtcttcaatattattgccggaatattgtcagggcccatagcctttgcagtatcccgtgccttcaggcatttcttgatatcacgtggctgaagtctggcatttgtgatgctggggacctcaggaggatgccaagatggatcatcaactcggcacttctggctgaagattgttgcaaatgcttcagccttatattttgcactgatgtgctgggctcccccatcattgaggatgggaatatttgtggagccaactcctctagttagttgtttcatggttcaccaccattcatggctagatgtggcaggactgcagagcttagatctgatccattagttgtgggatcgcttagctctgtttttatcgcatgttgcttacgcagtttggcacacacgtaatcctgagttgtagcttcaccaggttgacacctcattttgaagtatgcctggcgctcctcctggcatgccctcctgcacccttcattgaaccagggttggtctcctggcttgatggtaatggtagagtggggaatatgccgggccatgaggttacagattgtggttgagtacaattctgctgctgttgatggcccacagtgcctcatggatacccagttttgcattgctagatctattcaaaatctatcccatttagcacagtggtagtggtgggtatcctcaaagtgaagacgggacttcattgccacaagaactgtgtggtggtcactcctaccaatactgtcatggggaggcagtggcacagtggtattgtcacatgtcggccagaccagatagTTGCGTGATTGCGTCAGGGAAATGAGCTGACACTGGCACTAAGAAACGCAGACAAAGAAGTTCCAGCCCATTCCATGCTACTTAACCCAAGAACTCCCATTCACAGAACAACATGTACTTCCCATTTCAGGAGAACTTTCATTGCTGGTGAATTGGTAAAGTTCCAGGGAGTCTCTGTATTGCTGAATCGGTGTGGTTTCACACTATATAAACCAGCAGGTAACAAGTCATTCCTCATCCTGTATTCACTCTTCAACACTGAGCATTTCCAACTTGGGAAAGGACAAGATGAAGACAGCTCTCTGTGTGGCTGCTGTTTTAGGAACACTGGTTATCTGCTCTATCCAGGATGCTGCTGCTGCACCAGGTAAGAAGAGAGAGACTTCCATATTTCCAATATTCTCCTAGAACCTGACAATCACCAAAACTGTTTAAAACATTTTCCAAACCCACTGCTGGGTTCTATCGACTGCTTGTGTTATTTATCAGTGCTAATGTAATTATTAATCTCACTCTGTTCAGAGGAAGCTGTGGACTGTGAAACAGCAATTACAATGGGAagcaaagcacagaaggaggccattcagcccattgtgcctgtgccagccctttgaaagagtgattaaattagtcccactcccctgctctttccccaaaaccCTGTACATTTTCCCatctagtatttatccaattgccgtttgaatctgcttccaccatccaaacaggcagtgcattctagatcacaacaactcgctgtgtaaaaaattctCTTCCTCTCCCCTCTGCCTCCAgaaggagcagttgaggcaaatagtattgtCTTTAAAGAGAAGCCAGATAATCACATGAGGGAgtaaggaataggaggatatgttgCTGGGCTGAGATGAAGTACAATGGAAGGAGGCTCgtctggagtataaacaccagcagagaacatttgggccgaatggcctgattctgtctgTAGACTTGCTGTATTTCTATGCAGAAACATAGATGATAATGTTTCTCTCAGTGAGAATCTGCTGTTGATCCCCACCCGTGTTTAACTGTGTCCATTCCTCCCTTTCATTCTAGCTGGTGCTGTAACAATCGAATGCTGTGAGAAATTTAAGACCACTCGTATTCCTCACAAAAGGCTTGCAAGCTACAAGATAACAAttggctgctccactcccaccgttATGTAAGTCTTTAAACATGTTTTATCTGAGTGTGTTTAAATTAAAAGTTTggagctggtgtctctgactctctGATAATCACACCTCATTTCTCTGTTTCAGTTTTACAAACAAACAGAATCTGACAATTTGCACGAAAGCGACAGAGGAATGGGTTAAAATCGCAGTGGCATTTCTGGAAAAGGGCCTGAAGAATTGAAGAGAAGAAGGAATTGAAAGCACAGCACTTTTAAACCATTTAAAATACTTTGACTGTTGAAGTGGCACGATATTCTACTGGATTGGAGACagaatgtggaaggtgtttcaggagtTGCTCCACAAACTGATTCTCTGATCACTTCCAATGTTCCAGTTTCTGTGATAATTAATACTAAAGATTCTTAATGGTAACTAATGTTCCCTGTGTAAATTACAATCATCAAAACTGACTGAAATAAGATGGTACAACTGGGAGACAGGGTGTGGGTGGGACAGACACTGGGAGACAGGGTGGGGATGGGACAGACACTGGGATTCACCGACTCCGATTCCATTGATAATCTCAGTGTTTTTAGTATTTGCGCCCATCATTTCCCTCACTGTTTTGCTGATTTCTATGAAATTAAACTGTGACGGTGAAATAAAGGATATTTTTGAGGAATGTTCCTGTTGTTGTCCTGTCTCTCACCAGCTTCCTTCTACATTTTTATTAAGCAGACAAACAGGTTAGAATTTCCTCACAGCTTTTATCTTCGTGTTCTTGATCACTTTCCATTCATATATTTACACAGTGTGAGCTGATTGGCCATGGCAGGGTGGATGGTCAGAAGGGAACTATACTGCTTTAGATACATTTACAGACCATGTGATTTTCGGCAGCGTGTTCTTGCGCTAAGTATCTTGTTAGATTGCCACGGTGGATACGGAGCTGAAACTCTGATTTAGCCCTTGGTTAGCCAAAGACACCACCTTGGTAAAGCAGTTGAAGCCAGTGCTGGCAGTGGTCGTCTGGGGGACTGTTTAACAGCTGATTGCCACTTTAAATGCCTGCTGGCGATGATTGAGGAGACTACACAGTATGAAGGTTGCTAACTCCTGTCCGAAGGCCCTCTTCTCACAGCAGCCAGCTGTCTCAGTGTAAACACAGTGTCGACTTCAAGCGCTATTTAACGGGATTCTCACCATTTCCTGTtcattgctgctggagctgtgaagaggacaacTGAAACAtatcgggagactttctgggatAATTTGTCGAGACTTCACCAGCATTTATTCCACAATTCCTCTGAGGAATTCACCTAAAAagagtgagtgctgtgctactcCACTTCATTGGACATTTTACAGGAGTCACGAGGGGAAAGGGGGTGTTTAGTCACGGGCAGGAGGGCAAGAAGGCATCATTCGGCCCCTGTGGGTACAGGATATCCCTCCCTTGTCTGAACATCTTCCTCTGGGTCATTTAGCACAGCAGCCATTCAGTGCCTGTTTTGGCCTTAATAACCCCCTTATTATTTACAGCATCTCTGGATAGAgaatccctctctgtctgtctggggggcctcctggtcccctgtggatagagaatccctctcctcctgtccatctccaGTACTGCATCAAAGAGCCTTGATGCTCTCTCTGCCCTATTGCACCATTTTTTTGGTATTATTCCTACTCGGACACTCTTTCCCTCCACTTCTAGCACCTGCTGCAGTCAGaaggcagctcccctttaagagctaCACGCTGGCTTTAAGCCTCTCACCATTTTGCCACCCTTTTTAGGTGTGCAGTCACTCAGCAGTGTGCAGAAGGCTGCAGTCATTGTAACGAGCAGGCATGAGAAGAAATGGGTGcaggtgagaaacgtagcccacttaataataatttacaccaagtcaaactctgaagaagtaaatttatttaacggtcttgcaagatcgggtgtcctacaatcaggcacacccatcaacatattcagttcatgtttatacaatacaaatccatttgtccacgcctttattttacattattggttataacttattatgacactaacctatcctatggttgctacagtctcctcctctgtttacttctccccctactctaactttctaacccctgactcttgtttttgttttaccttatttggctctccattcttttgcaagcctcctgtgtgtgtgttaacttgcagctgtcagcctttatcttagtggggcagtttctcattcactacatcctttgttctaactcttgctgtttttcttttctctgcataagtacaatttttaactgctgtactgtctcaaggtctttactcacatacccttatcagttcccttgttcagtgatttcattatgttgtgtagaaatgacttcttggtaattttccacaagctgtagaaacaacatttcagtatttcctattctcacaattcccccttttcttttaattaatccttgttgttttctacatactgaggaggggtctcatatgtcctctcaaatcctctgagcattatttcagccgccttctcaatgtctgtactcccgttgatactatccattctgtcatttggtttcgggccttgaatttatcaggtacccctcttgggacccctatggaatccaagtaaacctggtcgtcaaaagagttcgctatcgcttcccttttacccctttccctcgttattatcttttgtttctcaaatgccaaggtgaatggtattgccaattgaacaattgcgcacgtccccttccactgggagggtaaggtctgtctcaggatttttcctccacaataccaccataaatccgctctggggacattcaatgatgagtagttccctcccctgactcttccagttacgtcctcagtctctatgcatgacttcaactctcccatatttctggttagctccgcaccgtgtcgacttacgcatgatgtgtgattcacactggtggctaaaaatgaagggggagtccttgaatcttttttctctaggggagggaacattaatgacaaggatatgcaagttttgaataccccaagccgtcttatcctgatatagggctaacatgcattccatgccctttcggtcacgctcccaccccagcgggaaaggtactacttgagctatcggtctaccaaatgcacaagcatagcaattgtttttgttcaaactttttacagtatattttatccattctacccaggcatttgtgtccctgtaactggtttctatctcaattgtctttctcaagtcttttacctctattatttttactatgttaggatcgttatgagaggccccttttagtttgttagatggtttaccagtcttatctattgttacctgaaaacaacattttaattcacctttctttttcccttctctaactgttactccaaacacctcgttgtctaattggaagtgggtagttttgatttgtcgttcttctgttattgagccattccgatggcgttggatggatattccaccagttgtttctgtccactcggttctttttattgtcaaatatatatagggttgcattccttatctggacaatctgggcctggttttatggggctctggtgaatggatataatcggtgggagtgggtctcctgttagtagtccatccccataataatggagggactccacatgataatttctttggttatgtatgcccccacatgggattaggaaacataagtctacttctaccacctgagggtcctggctcttggggatttctgtgtaccgttgtccccgtcagttccgtcccacattgttatttttcccattactgggat
This sequence is a window from Heterodontus francisci isolate sHetFra1 chromosome 17, sHetFra1.hap1, whole genome shotgun sequence. Protein-coding genes within it:
- the LOC137379291 gene encoding C-C motif chemokine 13-like — its product is MKTALCVAAVLGTLVICSIQDAAAAPAGAVTIECCEKFKTTRIPHKRLASYKITIGCSTPTVIFTNKQNLTICTKATEEWVKIAVAFLEKGLKN